Proteins from a genomic interval of Desulfurispira natronophila:
- a CDS encoding AEC family transporter has product MAAIFSALFPVFALIVLGYLLRARGFPGDAFWPLAERITYFIFFPALIFSNLYQAPLEELSLLNMVATLALATTMTGLVLVVLRRPLGMAGPAFTSVFQGGVRFNTFVGIAAAAALLGDAGLTFAAIAMATLIPLVNVLCVFVLLRHSSDERNGLGAVLLALLKNPLILACIMGISFQLLSIPMPHFGIATVEALGRASLPIGLLAVGAGLQFSAITSSKKDLAISSVVKLIFMPLTVAALGVSLGLQGDALVIVVLFAALPTAPSAYILARQLGGDTTLMASIITIQTALAALTLPVVLSFLL; this is encoded by the coding sequence TTGGCTGCCATATTCAGTGCGCTCTTTCCTGTCTTTGCCTTGATTGTTTTAGGGTATCTTCTGCGGGCCCGGGGATTTCCCGGTGACGCCTTTTGGCCGCTGGCGGAACGCATTACTTACTTTATTTTTTTTCCGGCTCTGATTTTCTCCAATCTCTATCAGGCTCCACTGGAGGAGCTTTCGCTGCTCAACATGGTGGCAACTTTAGCCCTGGCAACTACCATGACAGGGCTGGTCCTGGTGGTGTTGAGGCGCCCCTTGGGCATGGCTGGTCCTGCCTTTACTTCTGTTTTTCAGGGTGGGGTGCGTTTTAATACTTTTGTAGGTATAGCGGCGGCGGCGGCTTTGCTGGGAGACGCGGGTCTGACCTTTGCCGCTATTGCCATGGCTACCTTGATTCCTTTGGTAAATGTTCTTTGCGTTTTTGTGCTGTTACGTCACAGCAGCGATGAGCGCAATGGTTTGGGTGCGGTTTTGCTGGCCTTATTGAAAAACCCACTGATTCTTGCCTGTATTATGGGGATTAGCTTCCAGCTGCTCTCAATTCCCATGCCTCATTTTGGGATAGCTACGGTTGAAGCTCTGGGGCGAGCTTCTCTCCCGATAGGGTTGCTGGCAGTGGGGGCTGGGCTGCAGTTCAGTGCCATTACCTCCTCAAAAAAAGATCTGGCTATTTCCAGTGTGGTAAAGTTGATTTTTATGCCACTAACGGTGGCGGCATTAGGCGTGAGCTTAGGCTTGCAGGGCGATGCTCTGGTTATTGTGGTGCTTTTTGCTGCCCTGCCCACAGCGCCATCGGCCTATATTCTTGCACGGCAACTAGGTGGAGATACGACCCTTATGGCCAGTATCATTACTATACAGACGGCCCTGGCGGCACTGACGCTGCCAGTGGTGTTAAGTTTTCTGTTGTAG
- the smpB gene encoding SsrA-binding protein SmpB — MGIKIITDNRSARHNFFIIETLETGVVLKGSEVKSIRRGKVNLKEAFCRVDNGELYLFQCHISPYEEAGKSAPDPVRPRKLLAHKREILKFSGRAQQQGLTLVPTKMYLKNGRVKVEVALAKGKQLHDKRQSLKEKTAMREAQQALKNRQ; from the coding sequence ATGGGGATCAAAATTATTACCGACAACCGGTCTGCTCGGCACAATTTCTTCATTATCGAAACCCTGGAGACTGGCGTTGTGCTCAAAGGGTCCGAAGTCAAGAGTATTCGGCGCGGAAAGGTTAACCTAAAAGAGGCCTTTTGCCGTGTAGACAACGGTGAGCTCTACCTTTTCCAGTGTCACATATCGCCATACGAAGAGGCAGGTAAAAGTGCTCCTGATCCTGTGCGGCCCCGTAAGCTTCTGGCCCACAAGCGGGAAATTTTGAAGTTTTCTGGGCGGGCTCAGCAGCAGGGTCTTACATTGGTCCCGACTAAAATGTATTTGAAAAATGGCCGTGTAAAAGTGGAAGTAGCCTTGGCTAAAGGAAAGCAGCTTCACGACAAGCGACAGAGTCTGAAGGAAAAAACTGCTATGCGAGAAGCACAACAGGCCTTGAAAAATCGCCAATAA
- a CDS encoding DUF945 family protein: MNRTTSILLIILACGALIAAAVPAIAGHIFHSLYKQTVEQANERSDLRVTSLEYQRGWLSSHALSRIEVVTSAAGAKTLSKPFHTLEIEHQIHHGFGSILSHNTVFLGGTDEPQWLFQSDLPIEFSTVSNWSGDTDIQLRMPPIATEYVVQGQPNQLFSSELTATLSLKDDFKKVEGKGSLAHVQWHMDQGQIELTGLAYELEQQQLIHYLHHGTQHFSLETLHTDIEGSRLWLNDIDLISAVRPDDDNHNLVNLTLNARVGQGLTDNLNLGPLELAMGLQGIDAAALDKLIEITGQGAGQTLDQQELLNHIRRTLTPDSRLEISYLSAGTERGAVEAYGVVSMVPDSATLHSMNYLDELQANFTIKVPQALSTHLDIQQQILLQALVAQGVIELKNHHYILNLQLEQGVLFLNGKALPLAALLGQW, encoded by the coding sequence ATGAACCGCACAACCAGTATCTTGCTCATCATCCTGGCCTGTGGTGCTCTCATAGCAGCAGCCGTCCCAGCCATAGCTGGCCATATATTCCACTCCCTCTATAAGCAAACAGTGGAGCAGGCAAATGAACGATCCGACCTGCGGGTAACCTCCCTGGAGTACCAGCGAGGGTGGCTCAGCAGTCACGCTCTGAGCCGGATTGAGGTAGTGACTTCCGCTGCGGGAGCGAAAACTTTATCTAAACCCTTCCACACCCTGGAGATAGAGCACCAGATTCACCACGGCTTTGGCAGCATACTCAGCCACAACACCGTGTTTTTAGGTGGCACAGACGAACCCCAGTGGCTATTCCAGAGCGACCTACCGATAGAGTTCAGTACCGTTAGCAACTGGAGCGGCGACACTGATATTCAGTTGCGGATGCCGCCTATAGCGACAGAATACGTCGTGCAGGGACAGCCAAATCAACTCTTCAGCAGCGAACTTACCGCCACCCTAAGCCTCAAGGATGACTTTAAAAAAGTTGAGGGAAAAGGCTCTCTTGCACACGTGCAGTGGCATATGGACCAGGGTCAAATTGAGCTGACTGGGCTGGCATACGAGTTAGAGCAGCAGCAACTAATCCACTACCTTCACCACGGAACTCAGCACTTTTCCCTGGAAACATTGCACACCGATATTGAGGGCTCACGCCTCTGGCTGAACGACATCGACTTAATCAGCGCCGTCAGGCCCGATGACGATAACCATAACCTGGTAAACCTGACCCTCAATGCTCGTGTTGGGCAAGGACTTACCGACAATCTCAATTTAGGACCGCTAGAGCTGGCCATGGGCCTGCAAGGCATAGATGCTGCTGCCCTTGATAAACTCATTGAGATAACAGGCCAAGGTGCCGGCCAGACATTGGACCAACAGGAACTCCTGAACCATATACGCAGAACACTCACTCCCGATTCGCGCCTGGAGATATCATATCTGAGCGCAGGAACAGAGCGAGGCGCAGTAGAAGCCTATGGCGTGGTGAGCATGGTACCTGATAGCGCAACACTGCACTCGATGAATTACCTTGATGAGCTCCAGGCCAACTTTACCATCAAAGTACCCCAGGCGCTCAGCACTCACCTGGATATACAGCAACAAATCCTGCTCCAGGCTCTGGTGGCCCAGGGGGTCATTGAGTTGAAAAACCACCACTACATACTGAATCTGCAGCTAGAGCAGGGAGTTCTCTTCCTGAATGGCAAGGCGCTCCCACTGGCAGCTTTGCTTGGGCAGTGGTAA
- the mltG gene encoding endolytic transglycosylase MltG, which yields MRTFFLVVIALTIIGSVAGYMGFQHLIHAPHSSSEHTLIEIPQGTSVRAIAQMLHDEELIPHPLLFVIYQRLQGNVLKSGEYLIPPHSSLVTQTSIITAGVPYQRRFTISEGSTFRDIVQRVEQNPLLDAQRFQQLVEKKVEDSNIVSTPEGLLFPETYSYSRSSAEQQLVRAMSNRTYQVLQRYQRPGWSPGDILILASIIEKEAGNIEEMPLISSVFHNRLQRNMRLQADPTVWYGLSDDQKPTDRLRRRHLDTDTPYNTYTRHGLPPTPICSPSEAAIASAANPAQSNYLYFVASPEHRGHVFSKTLTEHNYHVQRYWDAMSQ from the coding sequence ATGCGCACATTTTTTCTTGTCGTAATTGCTCTGACCATCATCGGGTCCGTGGCTGGGTATATGGGATTCCAACATCTGATTCACGCCCCCCACTCCAGTAGCGAGCACACCTTGATCGAGATACCACAGGGAACATCGGTGCGTGCCATAGCCCAAATGCTGCATGACGAAGAGCTTATTCCTCACCCCTTGCTTTTTGTCATCTACCAGCGCCTGCAAGGCAATGTACTGAAAAGTGGTGAGTACCTGATCCCACCCCACTCTTCGCTGGTAACCCAGACAAGCATCATTACAGCGGGAGTTCCGTATCAACGCCGCTTCACTATTTCCGAAGGCAGCACCTTTCGGGATATTGTTCAGCGGGTTGAGCAAAACCCCTTGCTTGACGCCCAGCGCTTCCAACAGCTGGTTGAAAAAAAAGTTGAGGACAGCAATATTGTAAGCACTCCCGAAGGATTGCTTTTCCCCGAAACCTACTCCTACTCGCGAAGTTCAGCTGAACAACAGCTAGTCAGAGCCATGTCAAATCGCACTTACCAAGTATTACAACGCTACCAACGACCAGGGTGGAGCCCTGGAGATATTTTGATTCTGGCTTCGATTATTGAAAAAGAGGCAGGCAACATCGAAGAAATGCCCCTTATCTCATCAGTTTTTCACAACCGTTTGCAACGCAACATGCGCCTGCAGGCAGACCCCACCGTGTGGTATGGACTCAGCGACGACCAAAAACCTACGGACCGCCTGCGACGACGCCACCTGGACACCGACACACCCTACAACACCTATACCCGCCATGGACTTCCCCCCACCCCCATCTGTTCACCCTCAGAAGCCGCCATAGCCAGCGCTGCCAATCCGGCACAAAGCAACTACCTCTACTTTGTCGCCAGCCCTGAGCACCGTGGCCACGTCTTCAGTAAAACCCTGACCGAGCACAACTACCATGTGCAGCGCTACTGGGACGCTATGAGCCAGTAA